A window of the Lepisosteus oculatus isolate fLepOcu1 chromosome 14, fLepOcu1.hap2, whole genome shotgun sequence genome harbors these coding sequences:
- the LOC138243291 gene encoding histone H4-like, with the protein MSGRGKGGKGLGKGGAKRHRKVLRDNIQGITKPAIRRLARRGGVKRISRLNYEETRGVLKVFLENVTYTEHAKHAKRKTVTAMDVVYALKRQGRTLYGFGG; encoded by the coding sequence ATGTCTGGAAGAGGCAAAGGCGGAAAGGGACTCGGGAAAGGAGGTGCTAAGCGTCACCGTAAGGTTCTCCGCGACAACATCCAGGGAATCACCAAGCCCGCAATCCGCCGCCTGGCTCGCCGTGGGGGAGTGAAGCGGATCTCCAGGCTGAACTACGAGGAGACCCGCggggtgctgaaggtgttcctggagaacgTCACCTACACCGAGCACGCCAAGCACGCCAAGAGGAAGACCGTCACTGCCATGGACGTGGTGTACGCGCTGAAGCGCCAGGGCCGCACCCTGTACGGCTTCGGAGGCTAA